GCATCGACTGCCACTCCTTCCACGAGCCGGGTCGCGTGACCCTCCCCGGCCGCACCGAGCACGCCGAGCTGTCCCGCCTGGCGCCGGCCGGCAGTCAGGACGGGGCGACGGCCTGCGGTCCCTGCCACGGCGACACCGTCCCGGACCTCTCCCTGCTCACGGCCGCCCACCGGGCGGCCGCGGACTGGTACCACGCGAACATGGAGCTGGTGACGAACCAGACGGTGACCGAGAGCTGCCTGCGCTGCCACGACCACCAGCAGGAACTCCCGGCGGAACTCGCCGACGGATGGGATCCGCCTCGTCCCCACACCCAGGCGAGCCATCCCTACCTGGTCGAGGTCACCGGAGACCGCGGGGGCGGCTTCCGGCTCCGCACGTCGATCGACCCCCGCCTCGAACTGATCGAAGACCGGATCGAGTGCACGACCTGCCACGACATCTTCCGGCACGAGAACGACATGCTGGTCGCGTTCGAGTCGCATGCCGCGCTGTGCACGGGTTGCCACGCACGCAACGCGCCCCGGGGCTCGGATGCGGCGGCCGTTCTCGCGCGCTGAGACCTCAGCGCCGGTGGCACTGGATGCACAGGTCCCGCGCCGGATCGAGCGGCAGGTACCAGTCGAACTCCGCACCGTGCAGCTGGTGGCAGCTCAGACACGTGACCGGCTCCCCGGTACGGGCGTCGATGACCTCGGGACCCACCGGGTGCGTGACGGCATGGGCCTGTTCGTGGCACGGCCGACAGAAGTCCCCGTCGGGTGAGATCAGGTAGTTCGCGTTGTTCGCCCCGTGCGG
This genomic interval from Candidatus Krumholzibacteriia bacterium contains the following:
- a CDS encoding cytochrome c3 family protein; this encodes MHTSRHRPLRRAPVLAALLALLVASSATAGDAHHHETLDCRRCHELGRSTVDDPTPTCAGCHGPGSSRPWGSAAFHGTGERACIDCHSFHEPGRVTLPGRTEHAELSRLAPAGSQDGATACGPCHGDTVPDLSLLTAAHRAAADWYHANMELVTNQTVTESCLRCHDHQQELPAELADGWDPPRPHTQASHPYLVEVTGDRGGGFRLRTSIDPRLELIEDRIECTTCHDIFRHENDMLVAFESHAALCTGCHARNAPRGSDAAAVLAR
- a CDS encoding cytochrome c3 family protein translates to RCHRGTKEFETALFRHNLEEEGSCNQCHNPHASNVDALLTAEPSVMCANCHFDEPEREKPKAAYMTHDSMNCLECHVPHGANNANYLISPDGDFCRPCHEQAHAVTHPVGPEVIDARTGEPVTCLSCHQLHGAEFDWYLPLDPARDLCIQCHRR